acatgcatcatttcattgcattacatcacattttgttgatatcTGTGAATTCGTATTAGCCACTTATTGCTCTATATATGttgaatttgacttgatatgattcacttgattaGACTACCGATGAATATTCGTGGgttatattgttattattgtgtagagtgtagagttggactgtttttatgcaagttgtatttgaggaggttcggttgggatgacaggagtacttgtatctatcgagctttgcttagttttagttatccacttgttgagtaccgtgttgtttggtactcatctcttgcttctacacttgtgtaggttgtgagcccgaacctgcttgatctcctactgTTTTCTACCACAcctgaggctatcatttcgagtgttgaggtagctgttacatccatctagcggatgcttcttactcttttattatgttttaatcctattctagagacaaagacattgtgattgtattttctttcgtacttcaataatgtattagtggcttgtacacgtgacaaccagtcttgggggattttgagattatttgtttgtttttgactaagttaaaccttgctttaaCTCAATTACTTTCGCATTTGTTTtttgttgagttttaggctgacttgtctcgatAGGTTGAGATAAGTGTCATCACATCTggattcggatcgtgacattcACTAGGACCATTCTCCACAAATCTTAAGACTGTTTCTAGAAGTTTTAATTTTATGGTTTGGAATAATGTCCATTTGCTTCGAGTATGTAATTGTAAGAAGTTTGTTGCTTACTGAGAACTTAACTGATACGATTAAATAGTTAAAGGGAATTAGGCCGAACAATTCAAACCAAATACATAATTGGTGTGCCATCAAACGATGTGGTACAACAGATATGATTGCTCCtttcttaataaaaaaagtCATGATTTTGAgctttgaatataaaaaaaatcttaataaaaagtattttctttacaaatatcaaataaaaagtcataaataaataaatatgtacaatTTTATGCTGAGTTTGCgagatctttttttttttttacagttTTCCTCAAATGAAAATCTACCAAATAAAGCTTGGAATGTTTGATGGAGATCAAAAGGACCAAAATCACACATAGGAGTACAATATTTAAGGATCTACCCCAAATATAAGGAACCGTTTTAAATCTTCTTTGCCGCGGTTTCTTTCACTATGTtgttaataatgaataaattgaaaaatacttttttgagttttgacagacgaaaaggaaaaaaaaagtactcTGTAAGCTCTTTGATTCAtcgtattaattaattaaactaataataagaaatttatatttGACTATGGACATTGACATTAATGTTTATTCTACCAAAACAAGATAATAGTAAAGTTAATTAAAAGTGGTAGCCTAGCAATCACAATGTCTTTCATGCCTAGAGAAACTTTGCCCTCATCAGTACGTAGCCACAgcaataatatttgatttcttaCTCCATGCTACCTTTGAAAAAATCATTTCACCTTCATCATTATTGATTGGATATATGTAAACTGAATACGAATTTCAGTCCATTAAGCAAACATTTCGTGGGGGCAAAACATTAACATGCttattttgtattgtatttaagatttcgtttttttttttaaaaaaatgttatatcattattatatatatcaaattaattcgATATGATTCAATATTTATATCACGATCCGAATCCAGATGTGATGACACTTATCTCAACCTatcgagacaagtcagcctaaaactcaacaaaaaataaatgcGAAAGTAATTGAGttaaagcaaggtttaacttagtcaaaaacaaacaaataatctcaaaatcccccaagactggttgtcacgtgtacaagccactaatacattattgaagtacgaaagaaaatacaatcacaatgtctttgtctctagaataggattaaaacataataaaagagtaagaagcatccgctagatggatgtaacagctacctcaacactcgaaatgatagcctcaggTGTGGTAGAAAAcagtaggagatcaagcaggttcgggctcacaacctacacaagtgtagaagcaagagatgagtaccaaacaacacggtactcaacaagtggataactaaaactaagcaaagctcgatagatacaagtactcctgtcatcccaaccgaacctcctcaaatacaacttgcataaaaacagtccaactctacactctacacaataataacaatataacCCACGAATATTCATCGGTAGTCtaatcaagtgaatcatatcaagtcaaattcaaCATATATAGAGCAATAAGTGGCTAATACGAATTCACAgatatcaacaaaatgtgatgtaatgcaatgaaatgatgcatgtttgtcctatcggtacacatccgctgaattacagttcgAAACTCATAGGAGACATTTCTGTCCATATTACTTGCCACAGAGcatgtggcccgtcccctcaatatacatatcctgccacggagtaTCTGACCCAACCCCTtcatttcataatacctgtcacggagcgtgtgacccgatctctttgtttcatatcattttcagtctcagcacagtatgtcagaaccaatgcaatcaactcATGTTCATacgattcacgataataacatgacaacaacaataatttttcctatctcatatCAACAGTCATTTCAgatgtccaaaataaatacataatctcatcacatcaattccatcaatacatgtcattagatcgccattttatacccctcatctctatttttaaggcaAATCAtgcagtcaataacccagtccaattctcattactctccaatgcacataacaaggaaatacaagcatctacaagcttaaactgaggtttagaaattcacttgcctcaaataatcaagcaattactccgggATTTGAGCCTTCctttttcgttgggcctccaaataagtataatctaatcaaataaacaacaacaataagatttcgaaactaacaccacacatattattatatgtctagcttagacccaaaaactcaacCATCTATAGTCAATTTCCTACATCTCAAGCCTAGAGTTAAACCTCAATTTCTTCCAAAAATGTAAAtctaattatattcatataatataatacacataTTATTTAATCACTTATTTCAATATACCAAAACTTAATTTCTAAACTAATAacgaaataataataatttaaagtgaAGCCACTGATTACAAAACAAGTGGCAGAACCCATGATTTGAAATACCTCCTACCCTTTTTAATTTAATACCCAATTATACTTGACATGCCTTCCAACTATTGGCACCATAATAATTGCTCCTTTTAACATTGCCATATTATCAACCCAACAATTGTAATTACAACTAAAACCTTCCCCACTTCTCTGTCAATAATGACAATGGTTTTAAGGGaaataataaagaaagagaCCCAAATGCACAATTTCCTACAATCATGCCATTTTAATGGTAACCTGTCATTATTTACTAAATGATTGACTAGTCGTTACAACCCATTAATATATTATCATTAATTGCTAGAATTCCATGGAAAGGTGTATTTATTTGGTACTTGAAGCAGTTTTCTCACGAGGCTCTTCGGTCTTCTTCCGCCGCGATGactcttataaaaaaaaatattctaaattaattaGGTTCTAGAAGTGATAACcttgttattttaataaataaagtattttagagtgttaaataatttaatattttaactcaccaattaaattatttattaccCATCAACCAGTTAACCAAAGTTATCGAATAttccaaaattctcaatttaaatttacgaaatagatcttttataaaaaaaaaaaaaagaggactCGTACTCAAAATGGCCTAACGGATTATTAcaacttaaaattttaatttaggtATTTTGCGTAAACAAATAACTGTAATTTATTCAACTTTGACTTATGCATACTCATGTAATAGAATTATGActttgcattttttttttaaaaataactcaaGTATATCATACTAACAATTTATGcatgtaaaaatatatatattctaaataAAGTATAAGCAACTCCTTTTTTAATCAATACCCCCAAAAATAATGTTTAATTAAAATAGAGTACTCAAAATTCAAACatttaaatatttgattttgtaaTAATACTAAAGTGTATATTTGTTagtgtataataataataatacatacatacatacatacatatacagaGTATATGGTTGCACAACCATATACTCTGTATGATATCCgatatttcaatattttatttataaatattatatattatactgAATATTGAAAACATTTAAATTATATACCATCTAccatattaaatattataatacaaAACTTATGATATCAAAAATTTTGATTCACTGAATATAGTTTGATATTTACTGTATCATACTTACTCTTATTAATTAAACGAAATTATAAATTGATAATTAGATACCCCTCTGTCCCATAttagttgttatgtatattaaaaatagttgttctaaaatagttgtcaatttaaataattaagagataattaattatatttttttaattttaccattggcattaattattctagaactaagaaatacataaatagataaagattaaataattaataaagcgtatattagtcaaataacgcttctaattaatattttcttaaagatTGTATAAAAAACCTTATCatgacaattaaaataaaacgGAGCAAATACCATATGtgcaatattttatatataatattcaaaatattattaaatataatactACTTactaattatattaattttaatacatCATTTTCAAATTAGCAATCATACAACCCCAACTAATGGGCTCATGCCTCAGAAGTTAGGTGCCATGTGAGGTAGGGCAGCACATAAAGGAAAAGTCAACCTTTTTTTGTTGGACTTTTCAAAAAGGAAAACTcaacttttttctcttttcacagAAACTATATACTTTGTATTATTACATCAAgaaattatataatttaaatatattcttAACATTATGTACAATTTAAATTAGGAAAAAATTCTTTCAAgaaatgaattattttattcaaatatatagaaatatataattttaaaaaaatatgatcaaaatgcttaaaaattcaaatatactaatacATTACTTCTATTTTTCATCCATTTTTTCTTGATAATTACTTATTTGAAAATAACTTTGCAGCaattaatattttctaacaTGTTTTCGTATTATTAAGCTCTTATCTTATTCtgaaatttattatttcaatttttttaaaagtaatttatGAGCCTTGCTGGATATATTGGATATATTCTATTCAATGATATTTTGTATCACTGCATTAAGAAATGGTCTCTCTCTTTTTTCATAGAAACTAGACATTTTGTATCACTGCATCAAGAAATTGTATAGTATAAATATATTCTTAATATTATGTACAATTTAATTTGAGAAAAACTTCTTCGAAAAGTTCTTCAgcgaaaaaataatttttttagctAAATTATGAGCTATTTTATTCAAGCATCtagaagtatatatataaaactcaaTATAATTAAACATGCTTGAAAAGCATCTAAATATCAATCTTCACACATAACTTCTATTTCCCATCAAATTTTTCTTGACATTTACTTATTTAAAGGAAAAATGGTTAGAAATATACTTGAACTTTGACGAAAATCGTTGTAACAATTCCAAACTCTGAACGGATCCTATTAACCCTGCACTATTTAATAGTATATTTTAAAGGTATATTTGTGCCCAGCTGGACCACTTACTCAGTCAATCGTAAGTGTTTGTCTTACAGGCgtcatttaattaattaaattaatcaattaatttaattaattgattttaaaaaatacactcGGAcattagataaataaaaaagtcaaaaagaaaaatttatattattttacaaACAGATGCCAACCTTTCCTCTTCCCCAAATCTTTTTCATCTACTAAATTCACCATGGACCTTTTTCAAAAGAGAGAAATTTCAATTCGAATTATTATTGGACCAAGAAATTTTTAAAGGAAGAAACAAACGATGAAAGCATCGTACTTCCTCATTCAACTTTAGATCATTCGTATCAAAATAAATGttgttcaaaattcaattttacttctttcatagcTAACTTAATAAAAAAAACCAGAAATTAGAAGCCTTATTAAAAATCGAACAAACAAGATAaacaaaacaattaaaaaattaaagagaataaTTCGTTAAAGCTTAGCTCTTTGAATTACAATGGTGATTTATGTTAGAGTGAACAATGGCTATGGAGAAGAAGAATTAGATAAAGAGGTAAAAAAAAATGGatctaaaattaataaatattattacaaaaaaaaaatcttacaaAATAAATTTCACCTTTATTGATACGTGACGGTTAATGATAGGctcataaaatattattttatgccTTACGCATTCGTCCTACGTGTATTCACGCACTGATTCAGCTGGACAAAAATATACCTTTAAAATACACTATTAAATAATGTAGAAAATAGTAGGAcatccaaattttgaattttttacaacaattttcatcaaaattcaattcaatttcagACCATTTCCCCTTAAAGTAACTTTACAACAATCAATTTTTCAATGTGTTTTCGTATTTATTGAGCTCTTATCTTATTCAGTAAGTTAATTATTGTTCAAATTTTTTAGAAAGTAATTTACAAGCCTTGGCGGATATCCTATTCAACGTAGTACCTAACTCGGAAAAGCCTTTTTTTTTCATAGAAACTAGACACTTTGTATTACTgcatcaaaaaattatatagtaACATTCGATTTAACTTGAGAAATTTTCTTTCAAGAGATCTCCTTCaatgaagaaataaaaaatctaGCTAAATTATGAGCTATTTTATTGAATcatctaaatatatatatatatatatatatatatatatatatatatatatatatatatatataatcagtATAATTAAACATGCTTAAAAGCATCCAAATATCTTCACACATCACTTTTATCTCCCATCAAATGTTTTTCTGGCCGATAATTACTTATTTGAAAGTAATGTTGCagcaattaatttttttcaacgTATTTCCGTATTTATTGAGCTTTTATCTTATTCAGAAAGTTATTGTTTCGATTTTTTTAGAAAGTAATTTATAAATCCTGCTGGATAATTCTATTCAATAGTAGTACCTAATTCGCAGAGTTATTTTTCTTACTCACCATTTTAATTTGCTTAtctaattttgatttaaatGAACTATAAAacgataaatatttaattattttattttaaagagatCGTTAGAAATAAGGGTAGATTTGAATTCAAAGGTTAACAACGAGGGCATTTTTGGCGGGAAAGATTAACATCGAGGatatttttgatttaaaaaataaatgaaaaataatattataccaAATCTCACATTTCAAAGATATTTTAAACCCTTCTCCgttaaatatattatactcCACCACTTTAATTTGCCGCAAACAAGATCGTCTCAACAAGATTGGGGCATAAAGCCAAACTTCATTGAGAGaccctaattttttttctaggtGACATACATAAATTGAATGACAATAACATATCCTGTGTAATCCTACAAGTATATTCTGCGGAAGGTAGGATGTACACAGATTTATGAAGTAAGAAGGTAAACAATGcaaattttcaatgaaaaaaaatataaagttagAACGATAAAATCTGACTTAACAATTTAATAAATTGATATAGCCATATCGAAATAGAATCACGCTAAATCTGATAAATTGATATAATGATATCGAAATATTATtgtattactttaatataataataacttgTTGCAatgcttgaaatttgaagaagacaTTAAAAGGCAAATTTGGTCTTTTTGAAAACAGGCGACAATATATAGATTTTGCATAATGCAAAAAGTTTAGCTTTTGAGAGACTTCAAAATGttaaataataagaaaattgcTCGGGATGGTAAGCACCCCTCACTTTCAACTCTAAAATTGTGAGTTCGAGCCATCAAAAGGGAGCAAAAAGTGCGGGagctaaaaaaagaaagaaagggaaggATGAGAAAGGCAAATACAGTAATAATAATGTGGGGTTATGTTAATAGTAAGAATATAATTAATGAGACAATAAAATAGTTAGCTACATAAAAATGGATACTATAATTACCtaaaaaattattctatttCTTAATTATTACAATGATCTCCACATTGAATaaggtaaaaaattattatattttctaccCAAAAAATTCTTTACAAATTTAATAGtacatgatatttttttaaaactatatatataaaatataaggggcagcccggtgcactaaagctcccgctatgcgcagggtccggggaagggcccgaccacaagggtctattgtacgcaaccttaccttgcatttctgccagaggctgtttccaggtttgaacccgtgacctcctggtaaCGATTGCTTTAATGAGGACCCCATAAAAATTAGAATTCCAAGTGATTGCTTTAATTACTTTATGATCAAGATGACGCCGTCAACAAATAGCATAAGGAGTAATAAGAAGGACCATTTTAACTTTCtatgagcataataatattCTCATTGGGAAATTGTATTTTAGTAGTCttcaataataattttaaaatacttgTAAGTTGTAACGGTGTACTCATTGATGTTTAGCATTTATAAATATTAGAGCGTAAatcattattaaaaaaagaagaagataaaatGTTAGACACAAAAAACACGTTACTCCAATTTTTACGATGCAGACATGAGCGAGTTGGTTGTTACGATAATTTACGTCAAGCTTTCACATTTAATGAGACAACCGAGCAATCTTAATCACCAAATTAAATACAGCTAATTATTAAACATTGATTGAAAACACTGTTAATTAGTCATTAACATATacttagtaaaaaaatatttttttcatcgaTTAACAGTAACATAATATACACTACAAATTTCATTTTAAACGTGTGTCCATTTAATTAAGTAGATAAGCGTTCGGTCACAGAATTTAGAGATCAAAtttaaaggttttttttttaaaaatcaatatttGTTTATAACAACATTCAACttcattttcaaattatgatttgaaTTCTCAAATTTTATAAAAGTATGATTTCAAGTGGtgactttaaattattttaaaatgtaaaactTGGCTCATTAATTTATATTCAAGTTTTACATTTTATAAATGAAGactcattattttaaattttgcatAAAAAGACTTATGTTTGAAAAGAACAGCTAGTTACTAGTCTTATTGATTTATTGCATCAACATATCTTTGTAAAAGTATGTTTAGAGTTTGTAATGATATGTAAtcacaaataattatttataaaagatcgaaatatatgatttattaatgTGTCGCCTTAAGATATTTCATTACCTTGTTGATGAACTATGTATGGTTTGGTTAGTAAGATTGTATAAGAATTGAAAATTCTTAATAGATTTTACACATTGtgaaatttgtatatttatgaaaaaaaatataatttaaaaaattgaaattgcatgtcaaattaaatttaaagaTTTGCACGGATTGACCCTAGTTTGGGTGATCTTCAATTATTGCCTTCAAATATagtcttttaaatttttatcttTGTTGATCGCTTATAAAAATACTCTTATCTATGACCTAATTTCACAAGACATAAGTTTAGAGAACTTTTGACTTATTCTACACAAGTTGTATAATATTTAATTCGCAAAACATTTGTTTAGATAAGTTTTGCCTTGTCCGACAAAAGTTCTAAAGGAATAAGTTATGACTTTTAAGGCACAACTTTAAAGATTCTGAAACTGAGTTTATACCTCTATAATAATAAGTTCTATAGAAACTAAATTATGTCTTATATGACATAATTTGTGGATTATGAACTTATTAAGGTATGACTTATTCCATCATAATAAATTTTGTACTACCTATACATTATATCTTATAATATGGCATAATTTGTGGATTATGAACTATACATTATATCTATCTTTActtaaaaacatataaaatgATTAAATCAATCGTCCAAACAAACTATTAATGTTTGACAAAATTTGTAAAAGTGCTTTTAAATGTAACAACTTCCTTTCAGCAACCAAGCTACTAATTAGATTATCCAAAACAACAACTTAAACTAACACATAAATAAAAacatgttgatatatatatcaataacaGATTGACAATAAGCTTTATTGCAACACACTCATTTTCCTTATACACCCCTTTATATGAAAACATTAcatgaaaagaaataaattaaaagccACACGTAATTAAATTAAACCATAGTTCTTTCACAACTCATAATCCTCGCGATCCATGAGAATCCATTTTCCATCTTTTTGTTGAACCATTCCATTGTTTTTCTCTACCCACCAAGCTCCAGGTACCAAATGTTCATCTTTTAGAATGTCCCATATCCTATTCACAAGTGCAAGATCGCGATTCACTTCTAGTTTAAAACCATGTAAAGGTCCAATTCCTTGAGTACCATCAATTCCGTGCAAATAACCCTCCAAATTATGCCTAGTGTGTGGGTCTCCAGGATTCAGTTTCAAATATGGAGATTTTGTGGTGTCGATTATTATTTCCTGACCAACGTCGAAATACCCAATGGGTGGGTATTTCGGTACAATATCCAATAAGTTATGAATTCTCATGATGTGAAGGTGTTTCAATTTGTGAAATGTATTAACAAAATTGAGATCCCCAACTTTAGGACTTGCGAATACAAAAGCTGTCACTGGGAATTCCTTGCCATTACTTGACTTGTTGATTTTATTGAAAGCTATGTCAACCGCATTTAGAGTTGCAAGGGATGCACCTAGACTATGTCCCGTCACAGTTATGCTCACCTCATCATCCTTATATTCCTCCACCAATCTTTTCACTTCTTCAAGGACCTAAAAAGAGGAGAAATGATGAATTGTTTAGACTCTTTAGCTTCATTAGATCTAGTCGTATTATCATTAAGTAATTAagcaaattaattaatatatacctGATCTCTGGAACTAGTTTTATTATACTTTGATCGTGCACTTTCTGATGTATAAACGTTGTAGAAGCCATGATGGACTAATGGTTGGAACAAAGGAAGTAAACCTCCATTACCAAACACTTTTGGTCCTGGAATTAGTAAAAATTGAAGGTCATTAATCCACTCCAGTGTTTGAATTGTTCCTCTCCAAGCAATTACAATATCCCTCCTTCCTAGTGAAACTTTACCCTCATCAGTTGCCACAGCAATGTATCCCATAAAATTTGATTCCTTACTCCATGCTTCCCTTGACAATGATTTTGTAATGAAAGCATCAGGAAGTGGAATGGATGAGGTAGCATAGAAATATTTGGTTACGCGATACTTAGATGGGTCAAGGCCAGCCTTAGAGAAAAGGTTTTCCATTGAGTATCTACTAGCTCCTGCATATTTTGATGCTTTTTCCGAAATGAAAGTGTCATAAGTTACGTGAGCCAATTCTCCATATTGAATGATGTATCTACGAAGATCAACATCCAATGGATTTAATAGCCCATCCCAATTGTTTTTCCCACTAAGTTCCTCCCATTTCTCAGCCATGCTacccattttttttcttttatgcctttcttttttcctctctttGTTTTTCGTTGGTATGTTCTTATCATTTAGCTAATGTATTTATAGAGAAGCAAACTCGTTTCCATCTAGGGTTCTCTTATGCGTGAAACGTGTTTTCAGCGCTCAATAATTGATTTTGTAGcatttacaatttatttttagttttaaaattttttttttataagagaACTTCGATTTTATAATAAGAGATTTGAAACTATCAATGAAATGATCGAGCAATTATTATATACCCTTCGTGGTAACAACAAGCCTTCACTTATTAAATAGTACTAAAAGTCTTCTCCATATTTCTGTCTGCCATCGTATCCTTTGACCCCATGTAGGGCTatacagggcaaatcgataaacggtaccaaaccgataaaccgaaccaaatcggaaaaaaaaaatcgactagtggtttggtttgacttggtttggtgtttggaaaaaaaacccgaccattatagaattggtttgattttaactaaaaaaagtcaaaccgaacccaaaccgacccgattatagatatactacctttaaattatgttatacataaaaatatttattaaaatgtaatttataaatattttttaaaatttttcataatttttattttctttcttacatttagatttgaacttgagaagcccatttaaataatatacaaaaaaaagttcatcttataaatttatattataaagttaaaacttcaaatagtgttctgcctccatattatatgttgatattttgtactagaactctttttaagaagcattgctctgtgctttttattagatactatgaaaaactcgagaaacccgaaaaaacccgaaaaaccaacaaaaaactcgaaaaatccgagaaaaattgatatcgaaaaacccgacttttattagtttgatttggtttatagatttaataacccgacacaaataatttggtttgatttataaaAAATCTAAATCAACCCGGTacatgtacacccctaatccCATGCATTCTATTAATTTGTATCGGGTCAA
The sequence above is a segment of the Solanum dulcamara chromosome 11, daSolDulc1.2, whole genome shotgun sequence genome. Coding sequences within it:
- the LOC129874256 gene encoding phospholipase A1-IIgamma-like; the encoded protein is MGSMAEKWEELSGKNNWDGLLNPLDVDLRRYIIQYGELAHVTYDTFISEKASKYAGASRYSMENLFSKAGLDPSKYRVTKYFYATSSIPLPDAFITKSLSREAWSKESNFMGYIAVATDEGKVSLGRRDIVIAWRGTIQTLEWINDLQFLLIPGPKVFGNGGLLPLFQPLVHHGFYNVYTSESARSKYNKTSSRDQVLEEVKRLVEEYKDDEVSITVTGHSLGASLATLNAVDIAFNKINKSSNGKEFPVTAFVFASPKVGDLNFVNTFHKLKHLHIMRIHNLLDIVPKYPPIGYFDVGQEIIIDTTKSPYLKLNPGDPHTRHNLEGYLHGIDGTQGIGPLHGFKLEVNRDLALVNRIWDILKDEHLVPGAWWVEKNNGMVQQKDGKWILMDREDYEL